Proteins encoded in a region of the Triticum dicoccoides isolate Atlit2015 ecotype Zavitan chromosome 3A, WEW_v2.0, whole genome shotgun sequence genome:
- the LOC119267151 gene encoding WUSCHEL-related homeobox 8-like isoform X2 encodes MHRALTTHQDSIAGMSLDNLYCDPLMVHGGHKITARQRWTPTQMQLQILENIFDQGNGTPSKQKIKDITAELSQHGQISETNVYNWFQNRRARSKWKQAASSLPNNAESEAEGDEESLTDKKPRSDGSQQQNMAVRAHNPERISEMHRHFDAAERGQVRGPKMYGSSNDSSR; translated from the exons ATGCACCGTGCCCTCACCACGCACCAGGACTCCATTGCTG GTATGAGTCTTGATAATCTGTACTGTGATCCTCTAATGGTTCATGGAGGCCACAAGATCACCGCGAGGCAGCGATGGACACCAACCCAGATGCAGCTGCAGATCCTCGAGAACATTTTCGACCAAGGAAATGGAACACCAAGCAAGCAGAAGATAAAGGACATCACAGCGGAGCTCTCGCAGCACGGCCAGATCTCGGAGACCAATGTCTACAACTGGTTCCAGAACAGACGTGCACGCTCGAAGTGGAAGCAGGCAGCTTCTTCTCTACCAAATAACGCCGAATCCGAAGCCGAGGGGGATGAGGAGTCCCTGACCGACAAGAAGCCTAGATCAGACGGGTCACAGCAGCAGAACATGGCTGTGAGAGCTCACAACCCTGAGAGGATCTCAGAGATGCACCGTCACTTCGATGCAGCAGAGCGTGGGCAGGTCCGTGGTCCGAAGATGTATGGGTCCAGCAACGACAGCTCGAGATAG
- the LOC119267151 gene encoding WUSCHEL-related homeobox 8-like isoform X1, whose protein sequence is MSSSGKFLARGVSQSWLRHCVKVITDEQIEVLRKQISIYAIICEQLIEMHRALTTHQDSIAGMSLDNLYCDPLMVHGGHKITARQRWTPTQMQLQILENIFDQGNGTPSKQKIKDITAELSQHGQISETNVYNWFQNRRARSKWKQAASSLPNNAESEAEGDEESLTDKKPRSDGSQQQNMAVRAHNPERISEMHRHFDAAERGQVRGPKMYGSSNDSSR, encoded by the exons TTTCTCGCCCGGGGTGTCAgccaatcctggctccgccactgcgtcaaGGTGATTACGGATGAGCAGATAGAGGTGCTCCGGAAGCAGATCTCCATCTACGCCATAATCTGCGAGCAGCTCATCGAGATGCACCGTGCCCTCACCACGCACCAGGACTCCATTGCTG GTATGAGTCTTGATAATCTGTACTGTGATCCTCTAATGGTTCATGGAGGCCACAAGATCACCGCGAGGCAGCGATGGACACCAACCCAGATGCAGCTGCAGATCCTCGAGAACATTTTCGACCAAGGAAATGGAACACCAAGCAAGCAGAAGATAAAGGACATCACAGCGGAGCTCTCGCAGCACGGCCAGATCTCGGAGACCAATGTCTACAACTGGTTCCAGAACAGACGTGCACGCTCGAAGTGGAAGCAGGCAGCTTCTTCTCTACCAAATAACGCCGAATCCGAAGCCGAGGGGGATGAGGAGTCCCTGACCGACAAGAAGCCTAGATCAGACGGGTCACAGCAGCAGAACATGGCTGTGAGAGCTCACAACCCTGAGAGGATCTCAGAGATGCACCGTCACTTCGATGCAGCAGAGCGTGGGCAGGTCCGTGGTCCGAAGATGTATGGGTCCAGCAACGACAGCTCGAGATAG
- the LOC119271947 gene encoding uncharacterized protein LOC119271947: MSLKGYHEASLHPPAAYDAAAAAAATAAAEWDWGEALLDRSAYMVDKKDHKKNHTSACHRFRRSLHDWEVEVEVEVEMQVSLFMAPPPRVSYFCCSASCTDDGDDHGEQEGAPRLFVREPWMIATEGDLALFTLCHGHNRAFYSESSNYDYFLYQAAASLAGSPELTRLPRPQPDMLPAFGNRCFPTGSIGVVRYRSNIPEDDDAYRIAALAYDYFDPSHSGYYLCTYDSKDPRWRRTPAASPHPPPPDDFLSSKVIITIRRSGSCSGSGSPRGIMGWVDLWSGMLLCDVLAATDDTLCTPLPLHYLTLPEPRQLRTELPLATDIGYHFRDIALANDSGIIRFVDLQVHAEPSPRSQTPSGWTLVTWTLEGLNGGLDALFFRQEHEIHSRDIYGYNLPRAMLDVQEVTGGLRGCWGVIGRDLIRRAGPPVKIRGAPVR; the protein is encoded by the coding sequence ATGTCGCTCAAGGGCTACCACGAAGCCTCACTGCATCCGCCGGCCGCGtacgatgcggcggcggcggcggcggcgacggcggcggccgagTGGGACTGGGGGGAAGCCCTCCTCGATAGATCCGCCTACATGGTCGACAAGAAAGACCACAAGAAAAACCATACCTCCGCCTGCCATCGATTCCGGAGGAGCCTGCACGActgggaggtggaggtggaggtggaggtggagatgCAGGTCAGCCTGTTCATGGCGCCGCCGCCTCGCGTCTCCTACTTCTGCTGCTCCGCCAGCTgcaccgacgacggcgacgaccacgGGGAACAGGAAGGCGCCCCCCGCCTGTTCGTCCGCGAGCCTTGGATGATCGCCACGGAGGGTGACCTTGCCCTCTTCACTCTCTGCCACGGCCACAACCGTGCCTTCTACAGCGAAAGCAGCaactacgactacttcctctaccagGCAGCAGCCTCGCTGGCGGGGTCGCCGGAGCTCACCCGGCTCCCGCGACCCCAACCCGACATGCTGCCAGCTTTCGGAAATCGCTGCTTCCCTACCGGCAGTATCGGTGTCGTGCGTTACCGCAGCAACATCCCCGAGGATGATGATGCCTACAGGATCGCGGCGCTCGCCTACGACTACTTCGACCCCAGCCATTCCGGATACTACCTCTGCACCTACGACTCCAAGGATCCTCGGTGGAGACGCACGCCCGCTGCCTCTCCACACCCACCACCGCCTGACGACTTTCTGTCCAGCAAGGTCATCATCACCATCCGCCGCTCCGGCtcctgctccggctccggctcccccCGTGGCATCATGGGCTGGGTCGACCTCTGGAGTGGCATGCTCCTCTGCGACGTGCTCGCTGCCACCGATGACACCCTCTGCACCCCGCTCCCGCTCCACTATCTCACCCTTCCAGAGCCGAGGCAGCTGCGAACTGAGCTCCCTCTTGCCACAGACATTGGATACCACTTTCGGGACATCGCCCTAGCCAATGACTCCGGCATCATCAGGTTCGTCGACCTTCAGGTCCACGCCGAACCCAGCCCGCGCTCACAAACTCCTAGTGGCTGGACGCTGGTCACGTGGACCTTGGAGGGGCTCAATGGCGGTCTGGACGCCCTGTTTTTCCGGCAGGAGCACGAGATCCATTCCCGAGATATCTACGGCTACAACCTGCCCCGAGCAATGCTAGACGTACAGGAAGTTACAGGGGGTTTACGGGGCTGTTGGGGTGTGATTGGCAGAGATCTAATTAGAAGGGCAGGCCCACCAGTGAAAATCAGGGGGGCGCCAGTTAGATGA